The genomic window TGGAAACAAGGAGAAGGATGAGCATAGAAGCTCTAGGAGCAGCAGGGATGGGAAGAGAGATAGGGACAGAGATGATGAGGACAAGTATGGAAGGGAGCGAGACAGAGAACGTGACCGTGAAAGGGACAGGGAGAAAGAGAGCTCACGGCGAAGCAGAAGTCAATCCGAAAGGCGTAAGAGTGATCCTGATgacagagaaagagagaggagtcGTGACAGGGAGCATAGAGACAGTGAAAGGAGCCGGGATAAGGATTACAGAGACAGGGAAAGGGCAAGGGAATCCAGGGAACGGGATAGAGAAAGCAGGTATCCTTCTGTTGTTTCAATTTTATACTTTTTGGCAGTGTTTAATTGTTTAGCTGCCTACCTAGATGGCTGGTTTGTTGGTTCTTTTAAACTTGCAACATCTATTGAGAACAGTGGATGATTATTCATATAAGACTATAAGCTGGTGCTTTAGCAAAGCATTGGATATGGAAAGGATTAGATATGCTTTCCACTTGAAAGTTACTTGTTATATGACTAAACTGCCTctgtttttatatataaaaaatcctTTGGGGATGTTGATGTTTGTCATATTTGCTTTCAAAATGTGACTCCTGGATTTCTAGTCTCTATACTTGtgtcattttaaaattaaatcgtTGTCAAAATTCAGCTAGTAATAGGAGTTGCAAACTTACTACAAAACCAGATATATTTCCATTCATAATTCTGTTAAGCTTAGATGACAGGAAAGACATTATCCTCTTAGGTAGCATGAACAAATATGGCTTGACCTTACTTTGTGCTGAAATTTAATATATAGTTGAAAGAGCGGAAGGGAGCTAGGATGATTGGATTGTTTGGTTTAATGCTTTGACATCATGTTATGAATCATTTGTCCTAGAATTTAAGTTGTTGGACAAATATACACGAATGACTTTATATCTAACTAAATTACCCTTGTCTGTGACTATGGCATGCTTGCCTTCCTTTGTACTGTGAAACTCATTGTAAATTTGCTTAAAGGTAGTATTAAATTATTTTCTAAGCTAGATGGAAATAGTGATTCTGCGTTCTATATAGTTAGTTTTGTTGTTATCCAGTTTTTAAGCTTCTGAATATTGAATATTAGATTCTGGGAACTCGCAGATATGGTAGAGCAGTTACAGATGGTCTTTCTGGCAATTGGGCCAGACACTGGAACCTCAGCTCTGGGTTTCAAAAGTTTCTCTCNNNNNNNNNNNNNNNNNNNNNNNNNNNNNNNNNNNNNNNNNNNNNNNNNNNNNNNNNNNNNNNNNNNNNNNNNNNNNNNNNNNNNNNNNNNNNNNNNNNNNNNNNNNNNGCAAGCTTTTGGGGGTTTGAATGTTTGTTATAGCTGCAGTGATGCATGTTATTTATCTTCCCTTTTGAGCTTAGTTGCTTAATTGCATTTATTATGTTGCAGAAATGCTGGTGAGGGAGTAATGGGCTATGCTTAAGAGAAGCTATCTCATCTTCTGATGCCTTTGGGCAAAAACAATGTTCTGCATGTTAGTCACAGTTTTTGTAATGGGTGTAGTTGTTATTAATTCAAGAAATATCATACTTCTAGGCTATTCTATAATTAATGTCCAGGTCTTGTATATCAATTGGTTCATGGGTTCTGAGTGAATGACTTTTGCGACTCTCAGATGATAACATCTTTGACACCTAAGTTTTGTTTAACGTGATAAATATGAAACCAAATTCAGTACACTTTGATTCTTGTCATTTCTATACAGCATGGATATGATGGATTTTTTGTGCTATGTTCCATCGTGTTATTGGTGATTAGTACCTTTAATTTAGTCTCGTCACTAGGGACATCTTTTATAAAACTATAAACTATATATGAAAGTAATTTCATTCTTTATGCTTGTGTGGTTTCTCTTACCAAGTATATATAAGCTTTTAACAGGTTTCAACTTAATGCAATTAGGTCCCTCAAACCTTCGTACTGCTATCAATCCAAATTGGCGATGCTGTTTCAATATAAGATTTTGTTTTATTTGTAGAAGGTACAAATCTTGTGTCAGTAGCATTAATTACCATTTCCATTAATCTCTAGGTCTGGTTCTTTTTGAGTTAAACAAGCAAAGTGATGAATTCAAACTTGTTACCTAAGGATTTCATGTTAACTTAATCTAGTTCCCTGCAGGCCTTTGTAACGTGGAATTGGACTTTATACATTTAAGGCCAATTATCTGCTCCTTTTCAAATTTAAGGATTATGAAATTTTTGTGTCGGGAAAATATGGTTGATGCAATAGTTTGTTATCCATATGTTATTGTTTTTTTCATATCTGAATTGCTATGAAGAGATGCACATATTCGAATAACATGGGCCATAATTTTGCACTTTTCTTGTGCTGCAGAAGAcataaagagaaaaaggaagaggcAGCAGAACCTGAGGTTGATCCTGAAAGAGATCAAAGAACTGTGTTTGCTTATCAGGTAATCCAGATATATCTGGAATGCAACCAGATGTTCTATTTGCTGACATCATTTATCGCAAGCACTAATATGTCAAAGCATTTCCCCATTTCCCCAGATTTCTCTGAAAGCAGATGAAAGAGATGTGTATGAGTTCTTCTCAAGGGCGGGCAAGGTCATGATACTCCATATACTTTCTTATGTAACGTTAGAGTTGCTTTCTTCTGTTAGTTTGAATGGAACCATGTAGTATAATATATAAATGTGAAGAAATACCTTCTAAATGGATTAGATTCTGTTTCCTTCTGACCTTTGAATCTAGTATATCTCTGTTTCCCTTAAAAAACAACGTTACCTGATGAAATATAGATTGTAAACGTATAGATTGTTTGCTGTCAGTGTGACTACATCCATTCTTATTAATAACTTAACATAATTTAAAGATCATTATGAAGAGATGAATAGATTTACACTGTAGTAAATTGTGAGCTGCCAAGTAATTTAAGAACTTTTACTAAAAGTGTAACGTTCATGATTGATGTTGCACCTTCTTGCCTAACGCCAATAGTATATAGAAGTCTGCAGTGATGCTTGGACAAAATTCTAACTTATAATATCTCAATTGCTATGCATTTCTACTTTCTTATTTTGGTCTTTTTGGTTTCAAGGTCCCATTTATTTTAATCTAGGTCTTCCTGACATCTCTCTTTTATCAAATTCAGGTGCGAGATGTTCGGTTAATTATGGACCGCAATTCAAGACGCTCTAAGGGTGTTGGGTATGCATTACATCCCTGTGCACAGAACTAAATCATTGTTTCTCTTCTCAGTTATGCCATGTAGTTGCCATTAATGACTATCATACTTTTCCCATTTAAGAATCTTGAATGCTAACTTCTGTTTATAGTTATGGAAACTGGGGAGTAGCATGAAACAGGTGCTGTTGGCTGTTAAATAAATGAATGAAGGATGGCATTATATCTTGAGAATTTGTATATCATGTTTGATTCAAGTGAATTTGTACAACTTAAAAATTGTGTGCTAGTTTTATGAACACCGAACACCACCATAGGGGTTGACAAATATACATACTGATATATTTATGATGCGAGGGAACTGTGGAATTAACAAGCATAGTTTTTGCCAAGTTTTCATTGTAATAATGGTCTATTATCTTTTCCCCCTTTCTATATGTATCGAAATCTGTTTCTCTATGTACAGTGATTTTACAAAACTTTCACCATCTCAATTAATGGGCCATCAGTGCATTTGTAATTAAAACTTACATTTTATAACCCTGCTCTTTCAATGGCTTTGTAGGTTTATATAATTATTACTTTTTTGTTTATGTTTACAGGTATATTGAGTTCTATGATGTCATGTCTGTCCCCATGGCAATAGCACTTTCTGGCCAATTTCTTCTTGGTCAACCAGTGATGGTGAAGCCATCAGAAGCAGAAAAAAATTTGGTTCAGTCCACAACATCTGTTGCTACTGGACCTGCTGGAGCTATAGGCCCATATTCAGGGGGAGCAAGAAGGCTATATGTAGGCAATCTGCATTTCAATATGACCGAAACTGATCTTCGGACGGTGAgcacttatttttcttttggcCTATGTACAATTCGTCACTTCTAAATGAGTCTCTAGATTTAATAGACCGCAAGGGGTCGTCATGATATGATGCAATTCTGATTGTAGAATGAGCTAGACTCATGTACTTAGAATGTATCTAGTGTTTTTGTTTCTCTTCCCTTTCTTTGTCAATTAGTTGAACTTAGGATCTTGTTTTTCCTTCACAGtttattgatttattatttttgagTCCAATCTTTCCCTTCTAATTGCCTATGTTATTCTCTTGTCTTCCTTGGTCTCATTTTTTAGGTGTTTGAAGCATTTGGTCAGGTTGAGCTTGTCCAGCTGCCCCTTGATGAAAGTGGGAACTGCAAAGGTTTTGGCTTTGTGCAGGTGATTAATCATGACTTTTTTGTCTGGTTAAATGCATTCAATTTTGGTTGCCTCTTCCTTTATGTTTTTATAACTTCCTTTTCTAAAATTATATGTTATAGTAATATTTGAAGAGGTTGCCCATATTCTATGCGGAAGCTTTGATTGTATTGAACTGCAGTCTGCAGGACTTGAGAGACTAGTCTTCTATAAAATTGCAATTTTTTCTAGCAGTGTCAGTTGATTGAACCATTGTTTATTGTAGTTTGCACGCCTTGAAGATGCGAGAAATGCACAGAGCTTGAATGGTCAATTGGAAATTGGTGGCAGGACAATCAAGGTACGTACTATTGTTTTGTCCTTAGATCTGAGTTTAGTGGTCCTTGTTTGACTCAAGTTAGGTTTTATATTTGGAGAATGTGCATTACTAAAATATCAAAATGAGCACTCAGCTTGTGGAATATTACTTAATTTTCAGGAAAATAGACAACTAAATATGATCTTCAGTGtccataaattaataaaagttgGATGCTAATGACTGCTACAAAATGGATATTCTGTTTATGATCTTTGTGTGTAGAGGATCTAAATAGAATGACCTGattgcatttatttatttatttatggatTAGGTGTCCGCTATTACTGATCAATctggaatgcaagaagttggaggaaATACTGGTGATCTTGATGATGATGAAGGTGGTGGCTTGGTAAGTGATATATTTTGTCTGAAGATTTGCGTATAATATCTTTAAATGTTACTATGTTTCTCAGCTTTCCCATAAAGGCTGCTTCTCCATGATTGCATCGGAGCCACCACATTTAGTATAAATATAATCATATTTCGCTAGTATTTTATTGTGGATTTGTGGTTATTATTTAATTGAATGCAGTTAACAATAACCCCCACTCTTCTGTCCCAAGTGCAAGTGGCACTTGTACTGGTTCTTAGCTGACCTTTCTTATATTTTTCAGTCCCTGAATGCCAGTTCTCGAGCATTACTCATGCAGAAGTTGAACCGCAGTGGCACTGCACCTAGGTTTGTTGTACATTCCAATTTGGCTCGTCATATTTTGATATCACTTTAGTCTCACTTCTTTTGCTTTTGTTTGTAGCATGACTGGTTCAGCTGGTAATGCTGCTGTCAACGTCACTGGCCTTAATATGCCTGCAATGGTCGGTTCTCCCCTTTCTTCTATTCCTACGGTACCTGGATTGCCAGGTGGAGGCCTTCAAGTTCCCACACCTACCATTTCCTCTATTGATACAATTGGTGTTCCAAGTGAATGCTTACTGTTAAAGAATATGTTTGATCCCAAAGACGAGGTGGTTAAATGACCTATATTATGAAGATTTTCACCTtgcattctttttcaaaatagtgGCCTGATGATATTATTGACCTTATGTACTGCAGAAGGAATCggattttgatttggatattaaaGAAGATGTTGAGGCAGAATGCTCTAAGTTTGGGAAGTTAAAGCACATCTTTGTCGATAAGTGAGTATAGTAAGCTTTATGTTCCTCTATGCCTTC from Arachis ipaensis cultivar K30076 chromosome B09, Araip1.1, whole genome shotgun sequence includes these protein-coding regions:
- the LOC107617310 gene encoding RNA-binding protein 39 isoform X1; translation: MMDFDEYEYLEKEVENPELKKEKEAANGRSGGFKSEEKGYSRSSRHKDDHDGDDDNDNDVDHRSKHSKSGDGSRGDYDKHKERGSSRRHSRSRDGNKEKDEHRSSRSSRDGKRDRDRDDEDKYGRERDRERDRERDREKESSRRSRSQSERRKSDPDDRERERSRDREHRDSERSRDKDYRDRERARESRERDRESRRHKEKKEEAAEPEVDPERDQRTVFAYQISLKADERDVYEFFSRAGKVRDVRLIMDRNSRRSKGVGYIEFYDVMSVPMAIALSGQFLLGQPVMVKPSEAEKNLVQSTTSVATGPAGAIGPYSGGARRLYVGNLHFNMTETDLRTVFEAFGQVELVQLPLDESGNCKGFGFVQFARLEDARNAQSLNGQLEIGGRTIKVSAITDQSGMQEVGGNTGDLDDDEGGGLSLNASSRALLMQKLNRSGTAPSMTGSAGNAAVNVTGLNMPAMVGSPLSSIPTVPGLPGGGLQVPTPTISSIDTIGVPSECLLLKNMFDPKDEKESDFDLDIKEDVEAECSKFGKLKHIFVDKNSAGSVYLRFENTQSATSAQRALHGRWFAGKMITASFMVPQTYEDKFPDSR
- the LOC107617310 gene encoding RNA-binding protein 39 isoform X2, encoding MAGVEVSNQKRKGIVGVPGIRMIMMVMMIMIMMWITALSIQNLAMVLVVITISTRKEARRVVTPGPEMETRRRMSIEALGAAGMGREIGTEMMRTSMEGSETENVTVKGTGRKRAHGEAEVNPKGVRVILMTEKERGVVTGSIETVKGAGIRITETGKGQGNPGNGIEKAGPSNLRTAINPNWRCCFNIRFCFICRRRHKEKKEEAAEPEVDPERDQRTVFAYQISLKADERDVYEFFSRAGKVRDVRLIMDRNSRRSKGVGYIEFYDVMSVPMAIALSGQFLLGQPVMVKPSEAEKNLVQSTTSVATGPAGAIGPYSGGARRLYVGNLHFNMTETDLRTVFEAFGQVELVQLPLDESGNCKGFGFVQFARLEDARNAQSLNGQLEIGGRTIKVSAITDQSGMQEVGGNTGDLDDDEGGGLSLNASSRALLMQKLNRSGTAPSMTGSAGNAAVNVTGLNMPAMVGSPLSSIPTVPGLPGGGLQVPTPTISSIDTIGVPSECLLLKNMFDPKDEKESDFDLDIKEDVEAECSKFGKLKHIFVDKNSAGSVYLRFENTQSATSAQRALHGRWFAGKMITASFMVPQTYEDKFPDSR
- the LOC107617310 gene encoding RNA-binding protein 39 isoform X3, translating into MFCIRHKEKKEEAAEPEVDPERDQRTVFAYQISLKADERDVYEFFSRAGKVRDVRLIMDRNSRRSKGVGYIEFYDVMSVPMAIALSGQFLLGQPVMVKPSEAEKNLVQSTTSVATGPAGAIGPYSGGARRLYVGNLHFNMTETDLRTVFEAFGQVELVQLPLDESGNCKGFGFVQFARLEDARNAQSLNGQLEIGGRTIKVSAITDQSGMQEVGGNTGDLDDDEGGGLSLNASSRALLMQKLNRSGTAPSMTGSAGNAAVNVTGLNMPAMVGSPLSSIPTVPGLPGGGLQVPTPTISSIDTIGVPSECLLLKNMFDPKDEKESDFDLDIKEDVEAECSKFGKLKHIFVDKNSAGSVYLRFENTQSATSAQRALHGRWFAGKMITASFMVPQTYEDKFPDSR